In Runella sp. SP2, the genomic window TAGGTACATCAGGTACCAATGAAAACATGAGAAATGGTCAAAGTTATCATTTTGGAATAGAGTACTTGCCCAAATTCAATTCAACAAAATACATGGATTTGGTGTTTTACCGTGCAGGTTTCACCTTTAATCAAACTCCTTTGGTTATTGGCACCAAACCTATCGATGACATGAGCGTTTCATTGGGAGTGTCTCTACCTGTAGGGCGGAACCTTGTTAACTTGATTAACCTTTCCGTTGTGGGAGGGCAGCGAGGCAGTATTTCTTCCCAAACCTTCCGAGAACGATACGCCCGCTTTGTGATTGGGTTCTCACTGAAAGATACGTGGTTCCAAAAATTCAAAGTTGATTAACAATATTTAATGCTCTTTCCGAAGAGCATTTTTTTCGCCTATCGTTTCGAGTTTTGAAAAAAAATTAAAAATGAGGGTTAAAATAAAAATTTTTTTTTCAGGCATAAACGCTTTATTATCAGTATATTCGTATGCTTGCATACAAATCTGTGCTAAAAAAAATGAAAAAAAATCTGATAAAAAAACAATTGCTTTTGGAAAGTCTTACAAAAAAGAGTAATTTTACCGCCAAGATGTTAAGGTGGGTTAATACAACATCTGCAAAGATGCAAATGGGAGATAAACTTTTATCTCCTATTTGTTTTATATTACTTCTCACTTTTGGGATGGCTTGCCAAGAAGAAAAAAAAGCCACCAAGTTTATTCCCTACAAAGGTCCACTCGAAGAAGCAGAAAAAATAGAAGTACTCTACAGCGAAGAAGGTTTGCTGAAAGTACGGGTCAAAACTGCCAAACAAATCAAATCGGGACTTGATGATAAAATTTTCCCTAAACAAATTTTTGTGGACTTTTTCGGGCCAAATGGTCAGGTGCTTACAACCCTTGTGTCAGACTCGGGTAGGTACGACTCCCGAACGGGCATGTATCGCGTCATTGGAAACGTAAAAGTGGTCAATACCGTGAAGCAAGAGCGATTGCTAACCGACGAGCTTACGTGGAATCCGAATACCAAAAAGATTTATACCGAAAAG contains:
- the lptC gene encoding LPS export ABC transporter periplasmic protein LptC; protein product: MGDKLLSPICFILLLTFGMACQEEKKATKFIPYKGPLEEAEKIEVLYSEEGLLKVRVKTAKQIKSGLDDKIFPKQIFVDFFGPNGQVLTTLVSDSGRYDSRTGMYRVIGNVKVVNTVKQERLLTDELTWNPNTKKIYTEKPVTVENQLSGEQLKGIGLDANQDFTQYSIRRPTGFFNAPAGMTPN